GTCCCAGATGCTGACCAATGAGCTTCAAGCTAGAGAAGAGGAGTTAAGGCAGAATGCGGAGGAGTTGGAAGCAACACAAGAGGAAATGGGAAGAAGGCAGCGAGAGCTGGAAGAGGAACTGATTATATTGAAAGAACAGAATCAGAAAACATTGGAAAATGATAACCATTAGAAACAAAAAAAGCCTTGCAATTGCAAGGCTTTTTTTAGCTCCTCAGGTTGGACTCGAACCAACGACCCTCTGATTAACAGTCAGATGCTCTAACCAACTGAGCTACTGAGGAATGATAGTATAAGAAGTTTGTTGTATTGCTCCTCAGGTTGGACTCGAACCAACGACCCTCTGATTAACAGTCAGATGCTCTAACCAACTGAGCTACTGAGGAATAGGTCTTTCTTTAAATTGTTATAGCTCCTCAGGTTGGACTCGAACCAACGACCCTCTGATTAACAGTCAGATGCTCTAACCAACTGAGCTACTGAGGAAGATTATATAACAATTTTTTGCTTAGCTCCTCAGGTTGGACTCGAACCAACGACCCTCTGATTAACAGTCAGATGCTCTAACCAACTGAGCTACTGAGGAATTTCGGAAAGCTTGTTTCCGATTAAGCAGTGCAAAAGTAGCAGGAAGAATTATTTCTGCAAAAGAATTTATGAAAAAAGTAGTATTAAAGATAGTAGATTTTTGATTATCAGCATGAAAAATTACAGATGAAAATATATGGAGATAGCTTCTGAGTGGAAGGTTTTAGAATTATAAGGTTTTTAACAGTGTGTAAACATTTGCGATTGCATATCTTCGCACCACATTGTAAATACAGCGATGTGATTTGATCACAGAGGTAAACTAAACACAAGCAAAAAAATGAAAAAACTGGTGATGCTGTTTGCTGCAATGGCCTTTTTGATGCAAGGCTATGCGCAAGACAAAATGACACCTGAGTTGCTTTGGAAACTCGGCAGGGTAAGTGACGTGCAGGTTTCTCCTGATGGTAATACGTTACTTTTCGGTATTACATATTATGATATTACTGAAAATAAAGGGAACAGAGATTTGTACAGTATGCCTGTTACAGGTGGAGAACCAATTAAACTGACAGAAACTTCTTTCTCAGAGTACAATGCTGTGTGGAGACCTGATGGCAAGAAAGTTGGTTTTTTAGCTGTTCAAAAAAATGGACTGCAATTGTTTGAGATGAACCCTGATGGTTCTGAAGTAAAGCAGGTGACTGATATTGAAGGTGGTATTGGTAACTTCAGCTATTCTCCAGCAGGAAACTATGTGTCATTCACAAGAGAAATTACCATCAATAAAATCGAAGCTGCTGACCAGTATGAGGATCTTAAAAAAGCAGATGTAAAGATTATTGATAACCTGATGTACCGTCATTGGGATCATTGGGAAGATGGTGCTTTCAGTCACGTATTTATAGCTCCTTACGAAAATGGTCAGGTAGGACAAGTAAAAGACCTGATGGAAGGCGAAGCATTTGATGCACCGTTAATGCCATTTGGAGGCGTTGAAGAAATCACATGGAGTCAGGATGGTAAGACATTGGTATATGTGTCAAAGAAGAAAACAGGTAAGGACTATGCAGTAAGCACAAATTCCTCATTGTACTTCTATGATCTGGAAACAGGCAAGACAACTGAGTTTGAGCAAGGTGTAGATGGTTATGACAATCAGCCTGCTTACTCTCCGGACAATAGCAAGATCGCATGGTTGGGAATGGGACGTGATGGCTATGAGTCAGACAAAAACGTTTTGTACATCTATGATTTTGCTAAAGCAAAAAGATATGCCATTACAAAAAATTGGGATGAGACTGTGGGTAGTTTTATCTGGTCAGAAGATGGCAAATCAATTTATTTTGTAGCTGCGGTGAATGCAACTTATCAGCTATTTGAAGTCAAACTGCCTAAAAACCTTGACAAGAAAGAGGTAGCAGCAGAAGATATTCGCATGATTACAGAAGGTGAGCACAACTATCAATCTGTAGCTCAGGTGGGTGATGTGCTGATAGGAATGAAGCAGTCAATGAAGCAAGCTTCAGAACTGTGGACGGTGAATATCAAGAAAGGAACAGAAACAGCCATTACGGGAATCAACAATGATATTTTCAGCAAGCTTGATAATATTACTGTAGAGAAACGAATGGTGAAAACTACAGACGGCAAAGACATGTTAGTTTGGGTAGTTCTGCCTCCTAATTTTGACCCGAACAAGAAATACCCTACACTGCTTTATTGTCAGGGAGGACCACAGTCTCCAGTTTCACAATTCTATTCGTATCGTTGGAACTTCCAGCTGATGGCATCCAAAGGATATATTGTAGTGGCTCCTAACCGTAGAGGTCTGCCTTCATTTGGTACAAAATGGAATGAAGATATCAGTGGTGACTGGGGTGGACAGCCGATAAAGGATTACCTAGCAGCTATTGATGATGTAGCCAAAGAGCCATATGTAGACCAAGATAGATTAGGGGCAGTAGGAGCGTCTTATGGAGGTTACTCTGTATATATGTTGGCAGGTATCCATGAAGGAAGGTTTAAAGCTTTTGTATCGCACTGTGGCCTTTTCAATATGGAAAGCTGGTATGGTACTACTGAAGAGTTGTTCTTTGCTAATTGGGAGCTGAAAAAACCATATTGGGAATACCCTCAAGCGAAAGCGTATACAGAATTCTCTCCTCATAGATATGTACAAAACTGGGATACACCTATTCTGGTCATTCATGGAGGAAACGACTTCCGTGTGCCGGAGTCAGAAGGTATGCAAGCTTTTCAGGCTGCACAACTAAGAGGGGTTCCGAGCAAATACCTGTACTTCCCGAATGAAGGACACTGGGTATTGAAACCTCAGAATGGCTTGGTATGGCATAGGGAGTTTTTCAAATGGCTGGATCAGTGGTTGCAAAATGACCTGTAATATCTAGGTTTATAGATGATTAGAAAAGAGCACTTGTTGAGAAGCAGGTGCTCTTTTTTTGTGGTTAGCATCATGAATAAGTACTAAACAGCAAACCGGGGTTGGCTTCTTATGGTAAATAGATAATTTTTCACTCGTGGGCACAATGTAATGTGAGTGTTGTTATGAATTTGAAAGAAAAAAATGGTAATATAAACTATGGTTTTAAAGAGCCATCAAGGACTAAAGCAAAAGAGAATTAATTAAAAACCTTATATTAATAACAAAGCTTACTCAAATCCTAAGTACTAAAAGAGAGAAACACTGAATTATTACCTTAATTAACCTTAAACTACTATTGATTGATAATCAGTGGTATAATTCGTTAGCCATTTTATAGGTAAAAAAAGAAGGATCAAATACAGGATTTTTAGCACTCAAAACACATTCATGGCATGGAATCTGATACATGTGGCAATAATGTTGAGTGACGTTGAAAAAATATTAGGTATTATCATAAGAACTGATTGCCAGTATCAATAATGACCGTTTTTTCGGATTAAAAATCAGCAAAAAATATATCTCAAAAATATTGTATAGGGAGTAAAAAAAGGGGTGGCAGGAAATACCTTTCTTTTCCCAACAAGTTTCCTCCCCCCTTTTACAATTTGCCATTTTTGTACCCTTCATAATTACAAAATCCAACCAAGTCTCTTCTTACGTAAATATTTAATAGAAAATGGCTTTATGGAGAACCAGTTCATAGGGCCTTTGCAATTATTTTTCATAACCCAATACAAATTGCTATGAAACAGAATACACCTTGGTATGTGCTACTTTTGTTGTCCCTTTTTGTCATCTCCTCATGTGATGATGACGATGATGGAGGTACAACCCCCACACCTGACCCTGAGATAGTTCAAGAATGGACCGTAGAGTTGAGTCCTTCAGATGAGGTACCTGCCATAACAGGCAGGGATGAAACAGGTACAGCAGAGCTGACTTTGTACGATGATAATACGTTAGAATACACAATTACAGTAAATGACCTGTCAGACACAGATGAGCTGACTATGGCTCATATTCATACGGGAGGACCAACAGAAACAGGAGATGTACTGATCACATTGGTAGATGGTACAGATATAGTATTTGACTCCAATAACAGTGTTACTAACACGATTGACCTGACAACAGCTCAAGTTGATTCATTGACGAATTCTCCTGACAATCTATATGTCAATGTTCATTCCACGGAAGAACCAAATGGCTTATTGAGAGGTCAGCTTGAAGGAGGAGGTGGAGGTACTGAACCAGAGGTGGTTCAGGAATGGGAAGTAGCTTTAAGTCCTAAACTTGAAGTGCCTGCCGTAGCAGACAGAGAAGAAACAGGGATGGCAAAATTCACCTTGTATGACAACAATGAGTTGATATATGAAATTATGGTGGATGGTTTGGCTGAGACTGATGAGTTGACTGCTGCACATATACATACTGGTAATCCAGCTCAAAGTGGTGATGTTTTGTTCACATTGGTAGATGGTACAGATATAGTATTTACCGATAACATGGTAACAGATACGTTGACACTGACAGAAGAAGAAGTGACGACAATCCAAGGAATGGACCTTTATGTAAATGTACATTCAACTGAGGTGCCATCAGGATTGGTTAGAGGTCAATTGGATGTTATGATCGATATGGCTGCTGATGTGCCACTTGCCGTAGATAATGAGACAGATCCTTTAGAGGGTAGAACAGAGACAGGTACAGCCATTCTTCGTATGACAGCCGATAGCGTATTATTCTATAGTCTTGAAGTAGAAGGGTTGGATGCGGAGGATATGCTGACGATGGCACATATACATGCTGGTGCTGCTGGTGCAGATGGGGATGTGATTGTAGACTTGTTGGATGGTGTGTCATTTGAAGATGTAGAAGGCAATCAGTTTGTGCAAGACAGTGTAATGGTAACAGATGTGACGATTTATGAAACAGTTACTGGAGGCGATGCCTATGTGAATATCCATTCTAATGATGCTCCATCAGGACTGGTTAGAGGTCAGGTTGACGAAAACCGAACCATCATAACCAATGAAGAAGAGGGTGCTGGACAATAGATAATAGTTAAGTGATAAATAAAAAAGAAGGGCTCCACTCACAATCAACTTTGTGGGAGGAGCCCTCTTTTTTTTAAATGAAAAGCCTATTCTTCATCATTGTAAATAAATACACCTGTTTCACCATTGACTTTTTTGAAGCCCCTAAACATGCCTGGTGTATTGAAGGTCATCATAATATTTCCCTCCTTATCAAGTCCAATCACTCCACCCGTACCACCAAGGTCAGTTAATTGCTTCATAATTACATCTTGTGATGCATCTTGTAAAGAAACACCTTTGTATTCCATTTGTGCAGAAATATTGTGAGCAATAGCCAATCGAATAAAGTACTCGCCATGTCCTGTACTAGATATGCCACACGTTTGGTTGTTGGCATAAGTACCTGCACCAATGATGGGAGAGTCGCCAATTCTACCGAATCGTTTATTGGTCATTCCCCCTGTTGAAGTTGCAGCCACAATATTTCCTTGTTGATCTAATGCGACAGCTCCAACCGTTCCGAACTTGAAGTTGTTGTTGCCTTCAGGGTTTCCTAAGTGACCACGGCTTTCGTCCATTGTCTTGGCTTTTTCAAGTTGCTGCTTACGCCTGTCAGTGATAAAATAGGAAGGATCTACTAACTCAAGCCCTTCATCTTTGGCAAAGGCTTCAGCTCCTTTTCCAGACAGCATCACATGTACAGAATTGTCTTTGACAGCTTTAGCTGCTAATACAGGGTTTTTGATGTTGGTAACACCTGCTACAGCACCTGCTTCCAGTGTTTTGCCATCCATGATGGAAGCATCCAGTTCGCAGTGTCCTGCATTGGTTAGTACTGCACCTTTACCTGCATTAAAGAGCGGTGAGTTTTCCATAACCATTATAGAGGCGATTACGGCTTCTTCACTGGTGCCTCCATTTTCTAGAATAGCATAGCCAGCATCCAGTGCTTCTTGCAGCTTTTCACGATATGCCTTATCCTTTTCAGGAGTCATGTTCTTTTTCAAAATAACACCTGCTCCACCATGTATAACAAGAGCAATCTTTTTGTTGCTTTGAGCAAATAGTCCAGAGCAACATAAAACAGCAGCAGTCAGTAGCAGTAGTTTTTTTAGGGTTTTCATAAAAAGTCCGTTATCAGTTTATTTTTAAGAAATAGTCCATTTAGAGAGGAAATATACAGAAATACCGTGTAACCTTTTTTCTGTATTTCATTATGGGGATAAATGTACCATAATGACTTTAACCTTGATCATATATCGTTTACTGAGTTTCCTCTTGCTCATTGAGCAAGGGGAGTATTTGGTGCTGCACAGTTCAAATTGTAGGTTTCCCTTTTTTGGGGAAATTATTGGTCGACGGGAACTGACAAACATCCTTCCTTTGACAGCCGTAAAAGCCCGCGACCCACCTTTTCCTGTTTAACTGCGAATAAAGCAACCCAATTGAAATGACCGGTAATTCTTTCTGATGATGTCACATCGGGAAAAATTGCCGGTCATTTTTTTATGGAGTTTAGGGGTTTGGCACAATGTGGATGTCTTGACAGATTCTTTATATTGCTTTTTTATGAGAATCTAAATAGTTCATTTTAAACTTTATTGCCATGCAATTTTTTATAACAGCCATTGGGACAGACAGTGGCAAATCGCTGGTGAGTGCCATATTTGTTGAAGCTTTAAAGGCTGACTATTGGAAGCCAATTCAGGCAGGGTTTCCACGAGATACAGATACAGTTCAGGCACTGGTCTCCAATAAGCAGTCTGCGTTTTATTCGGAAGCTTACTTGTTGAGTATGCCAGCCTCACCACATGCAGCGGCTTCTCAAGATGGAGAGCGTATAGACCTTTCTATTGTGGTTCCGCCTAAAACATCAAAGGACCTGATTGTGGAAGGAGCAGGAGGTGTATTGGTTCCCGTAAATGACCATGATTTTGTGATTGATATGCCACAGCAATGGAAGATGCCTGTTGTACTGGTTTCAAACCATTACCTCGGTAGTATTAACCATACATTGTTGACGGTAAATGAATTGAAAAGACGCAATATTGAGGTAGTAGGTATTGTGTTTAATGGAGAAGAGAATAAAGAATCTGAAAGTATTATCCTGAAACATTCTGGGTATAAGACTTTGCTTAAAATCCCTCAATTGGAAAAAGTGGATAAGGAAACAGTCAAGAAGTATGCAGAAGAGTTAAGGAAAAACCTTTGATTAAAATGAAAAACTAAATTGACAATGATGGACTTGAAAGAAAGAGACAGGAAGTACGTATGGCACCCGTTTACGCCACAACGTCCTCAACCAGAAATTTTGCCTGTCAAGAAAGCTTTTGACTGTACACTGGTCTTGGAAGATGGTCGTGAAGTGATTGATGCGATCTCATCTTGGTGGGTCAACCTGCATGGGCATGGTAACAAGTATATTGCTGAAGCAGCAGCAAAGCAGGCAAGAGAACTGGAACATGTGATTTTTGCTGGTTTTACGCATGAGCCTGCAGTACAGTTGGCAGAAAGACTGATCGGTGTTTTACCGGGTGATCAGGCTAAAGTATTTTACTCTGACAATGGCAGTACAGCTACAGAAGTAGGGATGAAGATGGCTTTCCAGTATTTTTGGAACAAGGGGGAGCAGCATCGCCGTAGAATTATCTCCTTCGAGGGTGCTTATCATGGAGATACATTTGGAGCTATGTCGGTAGGAGATCGAGGACCATTCAGTCAGCCCTTTTTTCCATACCTGTTTGATGTAGATGCGATCCCTTATCCAGAGTCAGGGAAAGAATACAGAACCATAGAGCAGTTCAGGGAAGTAGCAGAGCGAGGAGATGTAGCCGCGTTTATTTATGAACCATTGGTACAAGGTTCAGGAGGTATGCGTATGTATTCACCAAAAGTACTGGATGAGCTGTTGTCCGTAGCCAAGGAACATGGTATTCTTTGTATCGCTGATGAGGTTATGACAGGGTTTGGCAGAACAGGAAATCTGTTTGCGTCAGAATATATGGAACACAAGCCTGATATAATGTGCCTTTCAAAAGGTCTGACAGGAGGTACATTGGCTTTAGGAGTGACTACATGTGTGGAAAAGGTTTATGAGGCATACCTTCAGGAAGATATTATGAAGACCTTCTTTCATGGGCACTCATTTACCGCTAATCCAATTGCTTGTGCAGTAGCCAATGCTAGCTTGGATATGCTACTTTCTCTTGAATGTCAGGACAGTATTCAGGAAATAGTGAAAAGACATGAGGTATTTGCTGAGAAAGCCCAAAGCTTTGCTTTTGCGAAGAATATCAGACAGCGAGGTACCATTTTGGCTTTGGAATATGATGCTGGAGAACAAGCTTCGTATTTTAATAAATCAAGGAATTATTTGTACGAATCATTTTTGAAAAAAGGTATATTGCTTAGACCTTTGGGCAATGTGGTGTATATTTTGCCACCTTATGTCATTTCCGAAAAGGAACTGAATGCTGTATATGCAGCAATTGAAGATGTTTTTAATCAATAATAGAATTTAAGAAATGCTCCATTTCAAGAAATGGTCCCGTAAGCCTTATGCCATATTCCATTCATTGGGCAAGCAAATCAAGATAGCAAGACTATCTTCAGATATGCTGTGTGCTGTGACGGATGTGGTAAAACAAGAGGCTACATACAGGGACAAGACAGCAGGAGCAGAAGCCGACAGACAGACCGAACATGGGGATGGTGTAGACCCCTTATGGGAGTTGCTGTTACTGTTGGGGATTTCCCCTGCTACCGAAATTGAGGTAAGTGAACGAATCGGGTCATCGTATGACGTATTCCGTAATGGAAACACAATTCCTTTTTTTACCTCTCCTCTAATAAGCATTTCTCCTCCTCTAAGGAAACTGAAATTCATTGATTCTTCTAGTGAAGATATATACCTGCTTTCTCAAGACAGGCAGGAACATACTATGCCTTTACTTTTTAAAAAATTGATCAATCAGTATCCTTCTAATCATCATGGAGAAATATTCCTTCCGCGAAAGTACAGCGGTTCAGCTTGCCGAATTGCAGCAAGCAAATATGTACCGCACTTTACACACAACACATCTTCAGGACGAGTCTTTTACCCTCAAAGATGGAAAAGCTTTACTGAACCTAGTTTCCAACGACTATCTCAATCTGACTACAGATCGGGAATTGTTGGACAGTTTCTATGGCAAGCTAGCTGAACAGAATTGGACTGATTTCAGGTTAGGTGCAGCATCATCACGGCTATTGGGTGGTAACCATGAGCTTTACAGTCAACTTGAGAGTGTGGTGGCTAAAAGCTATAACAGAGAGGCTGCTTTACTCTTTAACAGTGGCTATCACGCTAATTTGGGGGTGTTGCCTGCGCTTACCCAAAAAGGAGACCTTATTCTTTCTGATAAGCTCAACCATGCCAGCATAATAGATGGAATACGCCTTTCTGAAGCAGATGTAATGAGGTACAGGCATTTGGACTATACCCATTTGGAAACACTGTTGAAGAAATATCGCCATCAATACAGGAATGTAGTGATTGTGACAGAGTCCGTGTTTAGCATGGATGGAGACCTTGTTGACTTACATGCATTGGTCAGCTTAAAGGAAACTTACAATACACTATTGTATGTAGATGAGGCACATGCAGTGGGGATATTTGGGAATAAGGGTTTAGGGCTTTGCGAATTCCAGAATGTGATCGGGCAGATAGATGTGATTGTTTGCCCTTTGGGGAAAGCAGTCGCCTCTTATGGAGCACTGGTTGTAACGGATGAGTTGATTCGAAACCTTCTTATCAACCGTTCAAGAACACTAATTTTTTCTACTGCATTACCTCCTGTTCAGGTCCAATGGTCTCTTCATGTTTGGGGACAATTGCCGAAGCTAACTGAAAGGAGGAAAGCATTGAGAGAGAATAGCCTTTGGCTTCGGTCACAGCTTGAGCTGCAAGGGTGGTTAATGCCTTCCTCTAGTCATATCATCCCTGTTATTACAGGAGAAGTGAAAGGTGCGATTTCATTAGCTGAAAAGCTGGAAAGCTACCACTATATGACTTTACCGGTAAGACCACCAACTGTCCCTGTAAATCAGGCAAGGTTACGCTTGTCTCTCACATCATCTATCAGCAAGCAGCAGCTTTTGCCATTGCTGAGTTGCACTGGAGAGATAGTAAAACATCTGAACCAACAGAAAACGATTCAACCATGAAAAAAGAGTGGATTCAAAAAGGAAAAGGTGATCGGCTGTTAGTCTTTTTTGCAGGGTGGGGGCAGGATGTACATCCATTTAGTCAATTGCAAGCTGAGAACTGGGATGTGCTGATGCTGTATGACTATAATGACCTAAACCTCCCTGTTGCGAAAAGTGAGATAAGTAGGTACAAAAATGCAGAACTGGTGGCTTGGTCTTTAGGAGTCTGGGTAGCCTCACAAATGCCAACAGAATGGCTTTCAAGCTTTCGGACTCGAATAGCGGTAAATGGAACATTGATGCCAATAGATGAGCATCTTGGGATACCTCCTGTGATTTTCGATGGTACCATTGCTAACTTTTCTCAGGTAACAAGGCAAAAGTTCTTCAGAAGAATGTGTGGTAGTTATTTTCAACAATACCAGAAGTTTAGTCCATTGAGGTCTTTAGAAAGTCAATGCGAAGAACTGAAACAGTTTAGAATAAAGGTCGCAGACGAATGGATTAGTTCAAGTGCTTTTGATAAGGCTTTGGTGTGCAGTGAAGACCTTATTTTTCCTGCAAAACATCAGCTGCAATTCTGGGGTGAGGAGCTGAATGTACCTACCAAGCAGTTGCCTTTGCCTCATTTTCCATTTTACAGATGGGAAACTTGGGACAGTATGATGGTGGAGTTACTGTCTCCAGAAGGGTTCTTTTTGAGGCAAGATAAAGTAGCAGAACAATGGTAACAGTCAGTATTGATAAGCAGCTAGTGGCTGAGCGCTTTCGTAACAATTTTGCTACATATGAAAGTGAGGCAGTTGTCCAGCGACATATGGTAAATCGGCTTTTTGGGTTGCTGGAGAATGAATCTGTCAAACCGCAAAGAATACTAGAGATTGGGTGTGGAACGGGTTTCCTGACAAAGAAATTAAAGGCATTACCCTTTCATATGTATTGGCTCAATGATTTGGTATTCGAAGCTGTGAACAATTGTCTGAGCCTAGTTGATAGTGCCTTTCCATTGGTAGGAGATATTGAGCAGAAAGCTTTACCGGAACAGCTGGATTTGGTTGCTTCTAGTGCAACCTTTCAATGGATAGCGAACTTTCCAGCTTTTGCTAAGCGACTTCATAGGCATATGGCGGTAGAAGGAGTGTTGGCATTTTCAACATTTGGACCTGCCAATATGCAAGAAATCCGAGCATTGACTGGAGCAGGTTTAGACTATCCATGTTTGCATGAACTTACGGATATGCTCAGTCCCTATTTTGAGATAAGCCAAGCTGAGCAAGAACAGCAAGTACTCGTCTTTGAAAACCCAATTGAAGTGTTGAAACATTTGAGGCAGACAGGCGTCACGGGTTTGAGTAGGCAACATTGGGGGAAGGAACAACTCCGACATTTTTGTGAATCCTATCAAGACAGATTCAGCATAGCAGGAGGAGTAAAGCTCACCTACGAACCAATATACATTGTAGCTAAAAAGATTTGACAATCACTAACCAAAACAAATATGCAAGACATTTCAACAATCAGAAATAACTGGACTAGAGAAGAAATTACAGAAATTTATAACACTCCTATTATGGAGTTGATGTATAGGGCTGGAACTGTGCATCGTGAGTTTCATGACCCGAATGAGGTACAGGTTTGTACATTGCTTTCTGTCAAAACAGGTGGTTGTAAAGAAGACTGTTCATACTGTTCGCAATCAGTTCGTTACAATACACATGTAAAGCCTGAAAAAATGATGGGAGCAGATGACATTATCGTAAAGGCAAAACAGGCAAAACAAGCAGGAAGTACACGCTTCTGTATGGGTGCTGCATGGAGAGAAGTGAGGGAAAACCGTGACTTTGATACTTTGTTGAATGTGGTTTCGGAAGTGAACGGGATGGGAATGGAAGTATGTGTTACGCTTGGAATGGTTAACGAGCAGCAGGCCCAGAAACTCAAAGAGGCAGGGCTGCATGCTTACAACCATAACTTGGATACAGGTAAAGAATATTATGATAAGGTAATTACCACCCGAACATTTGATGACCGTCTGGATACGATTCACAATTTGCAGAAAGCCAATGTCAATGTATGTTCAGGGGGAATAATTGGCTTGGGAGAACAGCATGAAGACCGAATCAGTATGTTGCATACCTTGTCTACTTTGCCAAAGCATCCAGAGTCAGTACCTGTCAATGCGTTGGTGGCAGTGGAAGGAACACCTATGGAAGGGAACGAACGTGTACCGGTATGGGATATGGTAAGAATGATTGCCACTGCACGGATCTTGATGCCTAAAGCGATGGTCAGGCTTTCGGCGGGAAGAAAGGAGATGCCACTGTCAGAGCAGGCGATGTGCTTTATGGCAGGAGCCAATTCTATCTTTGCTGGAGACAAGTTGCTGACTACCCCAAATCCGGAGAAAAATGATGATAATCATATGTTTAGGATTCTTAACTTGAAGCCTAGAGTAGCTTTTAAAGGGGAAGGTGCCCATGTTTAAGCGACTTTGTTAAAGAGTTAAATTAAGCCCTCTTGTAATAATCTAAAGAGGGCTTTTTTATGTCCAAAAATCTTTAGCGAATTTTCGTTTTTCCATTGTTGGTTCAAAAAATCAACTTCATAAAAGTTAAAAAAAGTTAAAATAAAATTTCAGTGACTTAAGTTACTCACTCAAAGTGATTTTAATGTTCCTAACACACTTAACAAAGCATATTTGTTCTTACTCACTTAGGGAGATAGATAATTTTAGAAGTGTAACTTTATCTTAGAATAATATTCTGTAAGTTACTTTTCGCCACTTAAAATATTTTTTAAATGTAAAAATAACCTTAATATTATTTTAATATTGAGCTGTTTGTTAGTGAAAAATTTCTTCCTCATGTTTGTATTGTCAGACAACGACAAAGGGACTACAAAATCAAATAATCTAAAGTCCTGATTTATTAAGATCAAAACCTAACACATTTCGTAGTCTGACTTTTAGAAACAAGAAAT
This portion of the Limibacter armeniacum genome encodes:
- a CDS encoding DUF452 family protein — encoded protein: MKKEWIQKGKGDRLLVFFAGWGQDVHPFSQLQAENWDVLMLYDYNDLNLPVAKSEISRYKNAELVAWSLGVWVASQMPTEWLSSFRTRIAVNGTLMPIDEHLGIPPVIFDGTIANFSQVTRQKFFRRMCGSYFQQYQKFSPLRSLESQCEELKQFRIKVADEWISSSAFDKALVCSEDLIFPAKHQLQFWGEELNVPTKQLPLPHFPFYRWETWDSMMVELLSPEGFFLRQDKVAEQW
- the bioC gene encoding malonyl-ACP O-methyltransferase BioC, yielding MVTVSIDKQLVAERFRNNFATYESEAVVQRHMVNRLFGLLENESVKPQRILEIGCGTGFLTKKLKALPFHMYWLNDLVFEAVNNCLSLVDSAFPLVGDIEQKALPEQLDLVASSATFQWIANFPAFAKRLHRHMAVEGVLAFSTFGPANMQEIRALTGAGLDYPCLHELTDMLSPYFEISQAEQEQQVLVFENPIEVLKHLRQTGVTGLSRQHWGKEQLRHFCESYQDRFSIAGGVKLTYEPIYIVAKKI
- the bioB gene encoding biotin synthase BioB yields the protein MSTIRNNWTREEITEIYNTPIMELMYRAGTVHREFHDPNEVQVCTLLSVKTGGCKEDCSYCSQSVRYNTHVKPEKMMGADDIIVKAKQAKQAGSTRFCMGAAWREVRENRDFDTLLNVVSEVNGMGMEVCVTLGMVNEQQAQKLKEAGLHAYNHNLDTGKEYYDKVITTRTFDDRLDTIHNLQKANVNVCSGGIIGLGEQHEDRISMLHTLSTLPKHPESVPVNALVAVEGTPMEGNERVPVWDMVRMIATARILMPKAMVRLSAGRKEMPLSEQAMCFMAGANSIFAGDKLLTTPNPEKNDDNHMFRILNLKPRVAFKGEGAHV